The Selenomonadales bacterium sequence CGCGCCGGCAAACGCGCCAAGGCTTGCCCCTGCCGCGGCGAATTCAATTCCTGACGGCAAAAGCATATACGCGAACAGTACCATCGTAATAACACGGAATATCTGTTCGACGACTTGCGATACGGCTGTCGGTGTCATACGCTGCCAGCCTTGCAAGTAGCCGCGATAGCTTGACAGCATCGTAACGAAGAAGATGGCAGGCGCGAGTGCCACGATAGCATAGTAGGCACGAGGATCGCGAATGAATCTTAAGTCGATGAGCCATTCTGCCCCGAGATACGTTGTCATGCTGAACAGTATCCCTGTCACCGTAAGAATGGCCAGCGAGATGCGAAAGATACGCCTTGCACCCAACACGTCGCCGAGTGCCAATCGCTCTGCCGTAATGATGGAGATGGCGACAGGTATCCCTGCCGATGAAATGCTCAGTGCCATAAGATAGATCGGAAATGCCATCTGATAAAGCCCGATCCCTTCCCCGCCGAGGATACGCGATACGAATATCCAGTTGAGCGAGCCGATGATCTTTACCACGACACCTGCTGCTGTTAAAATAAATGTACCCTTATAAAAAGATTCTCTGCTTACCGGCATCGGATAAAAATCACCTCCCGAAAAAGTTATTATTTAAAATTCGCTCGATTTGGCATATAATAAAGATATAATATCACCTTGCAAAGAAGGTATCGTTATGGTCATCCCTCATCTTGAATTCAACGTAAATATTGGTCGCCAGAAGCCCGAAAGCATCATCAATACGGCGGCGAAATGTCCGTTCTGCGACCGCAATCATCTAACGGATATTATTGACCGCGAAGATGCGCTTATGCTGATCAAAAACAAATATCCCGTTCTTAAAAATACGCTCCAGACCGTCCTTATCGAAACGGACGAATGTATGTCGGAGCTGTCGCTCTATACGCCCGAGCACCTGCATCACCTGTTCCGCTTCGCCTTCCGTCATTGGCTGGCGATGGAATCGTCAGGCGACTGGCGATCGGTACTCTTCTTCAAAAACCACGGCCCGTTATCGGGCGGTACGATCCGACATCCGCATATGCAGATCGTCGGCTTAAAAGATGTCGATTATCACGAAGCACTCGACCCGTCCATCTTCGAAGGCATCACGCTTCTTGAAGAAGACGGCGTCCTTCTCAACTTATCGACCAAACCACGCATCGGCTTCTCCGAATTTAATGTTATCACGAAGAACGCCACGAATACCGATCGGTTCGCAGACTACGTACAAGCCGCCGTTTATTACATCTTATATGAATTTCCCGGCCGCAGCTGCAGCAGCTACAACTTGTTCTTCTACCATCATAATGATCGATATATCGCCAAGATCATGCCGCGATTCGCAACAAGCCCGCTGTTTATCGGTTTCGGACTTCCGCAAGTATCGAACCAGCTCGATGATGTTGCTGCGCATTTCAAAGAACGATATCATGCACGGTTACCGTAAAGCTCTTCCCCAATCAAGGGGAAGAGCTTTTCTTCTTTATGCCATTGCGTTGCTTCTGTCAGGCGGTACCGTCGAGAACGTAACATCAGGGTTGTTTTCCATGATCCAGCGGATCGCCCATTCGTTCGAAATGAGAAGAACAGGGCGTTCTTTGCTGTCAAGTACGAACATTGCACGGTCTGCACCGCGGAGCGAGTACGGCGTCAGCTTTTCGCCGTCTTTTTCGATCCAGCGCGCGACTTCATACGGCAAATGCTGCATGATGATGTCAACGCCATATTCATTTTTGAGTCGATATTCAAGCACCTCAAACTGGAGCGTACCACACGTGCCGACG is a genomic window containing:
- a CDS encoding DUF4931 domain-containing protein, whose translation is MVMVIPHLEFNVNIGRQKPESIINTAAKCPFCDRNHLTDIIDREDALMLIKNKYPVLKNTLQTVLIETDECMSELSLYTPEHLHHLFRFAFRHWLAMESSGDWRSVLFFKNHGPLSGGTIRHPHMQIVGLKDVDYHEALDPSIFEGITLLEEDGVLLNLSTKPRIGFSEFNVITKNATNTDRFADYVQAAVYYILYEFPGRSCSSYNLFFYHHNDRYIAKIMPRFATSPLFIGFGLPQVSNQLDDVAAHFKERYHARLP